The Ignicoccus islandicus DSM 13165 sequence AGTTGGCTCCCCCCTTCCCTCCGAAGGGGTTGTAATGGACCTAATCCTAATGGATTACTTGGAAGTGTTCCCGAAGGATAAGCTAGCCTTGGTGGGAAGCGGATGGAAGCCATCAGAGCTCAATTCAGAACTTAGGGAATACGGTCTATGGTTTCCAATAGACCCGGGCAGTTACGATATAGCGACCATTGGTGGTATGATAGCAACTAACGCCGGTGGAATAAGGGCAGTGAAATACGGCGTTACGGCAGATAGAGTAAGGGCTTTGGAATTCGTTACGCCTACTGGCGAAATAGTTTGGAGCGGGGCTTGGAGCAAGAAGAGCAGTACTTGGATACGGCTTCACCAACTTCTAGTAGGCTCCGAGGGACAGTTCGGAGTAGTTACGAAGGCCCTTCTGGAATTGGAACGACTTCCCGAGAAAGCGGAGGTTCTGATGATCGAAACGAATCTAGAGGAGGTAGGAGACTTAGTCTTGAAACTCATGGAATTCGAACCGTCGGCAGTGGAGTTCATGGACGAAACCACTGTTGAGGCAGTGAACCACCATCCATCGGCCCCGTTCAAGCTCGAAGGAAACTCTATTTTACTCGTGGAATTCGATGATGAGAGGGCTTCGGAGAAGGCAGAGTCTATAGAAATGGAACTGAACGCTACCAGGGGCGAACCGGAGAAGCTCTGGAAGTACCGGAAGCTAGCTGGACAAGCTTTAACTTACAAATACGGCAAGAGGGCCGATTGGGACGTAGCAGTTCCGCTCAGCGAGCTCTCACCCGCTTTGAAGTTCGTTAAGGATAGGTTGGAAGAGGGGGCCGTTTTCGGACACTTCGGCGATGGGAACATGCACATCAATTACCTAGGCAAGTCCGTAGAGGAGGTTATTGAGGATGCGAAGGAATTGGTGTGTGAAATGGTGAAGAGGTTCAAGGCAACTGTGAGCGGAGAGCACGGAATAGGTCTCTTAAAGCTACCTATGCTCAAATGCGAGGTTTCGGATGAAGCGATAGAGGTATGGAGGAAGCTTAAGTTAGCCTTGGATCCCAACTTAATACTGAATCCCGGTAAGAAGATACCCCTTTAGAGCTCTATCAAGAACTTGGATAACAGTAAGGCAAGTATCGTAAACGAGAACGATGGTAAGAAGAACCCGTATCCGGGACTCCCAACTATGCATTCCACTGCAGTTGAAACCGTACTGAAGAGGTAAGGTGCGGAGAGGGCAGCTATTGATACCGAAGCTAATAGCGTTCCAACGTCAGTGTAAATGATCATGAAGGAGACTAGGGCGCCCAATGAAGACATGTACATAGATAGTGCGAGTAAGTACATTAAGTAATCGAAAGTGATGAACAACTGGGAACTTAGGAAGGAAGCTATCGAAGCGTATGCTATGTTTAGAGATATTGTGAATAGGAAAATGACTACGGTCTTCGCCAAGAACATCACTTCCGGTGCAATTGGAGCCATCCTTAACGCGTAAAGCGTCCCCTTTTCGGCCTCTCTTATAACCATTAGAAAGCCTAGGAGGGTCGAAATAAGTATTGAAAGACCTATCTGACCAATAACTACTAAGTTGGCTGCCTCTACTTGAGTTAGAACTGTAGTTCCTGGTCCAGAGATCAAGTAAGATAAAGGTAATGAAAAAGCAGCTGAGAGTGAGAACAAGGCTAGTATTTCGTGGGGTCTCCTCGCCTCCTCTTTAACGTCCTTCGATACCAGCGTCGCTAACTGTATCAAGGGCGTGCTTCCCTTTAGGTGCTAACCGTGGGTTGTTGATATGCGCTGTGACATCCCTTGAGGATATCGCTAATTCTGAGCACGTTTCCGTCCCAGTAGCCCTTCACTACCATTTCTCCCTTGGTAATTACGACTTGGTTCAAGGGACCGTACTTTTTCTCTATGTAGCTAACAGGAACTCTCGCCGTTATTTTATCTCCCTTCTTGCCTTCTAGGATTAAGACCAGATCGCTCCCTTGAACGGTCCATCTAACTACGTCACCCCTAACCATGTATACTCCGGGCTTCTTGTGTATTAGGTCGCTAACGTCTACGTAAGATGAACTAGAAGTGGCGTATATCCCTATAGCGCCGAACAACGCGAACAGCGAAACGGAAAGTAATAGGAACCTCTTGTTGTCCTTCTTCAACTGCCGAACCCTAAGGATACGTAACGCATCGCTCCGTAAAACTTTAACTAGTCTAATCGAACTGGAACTCCCCTTTCTCTAAGGTATTCCTTAACCTCTCTTACCCTATACTTACCGTAATGGAATATAGACGCTGCTAAGGCAGCGTCCGCTTCGCCTTTCGTGAGGACTTCGTAGATGTGTTCCGGACTTCCGGCGCCTCCAGAGGCTATAACTGGTATTCCAACGCTTTCGCTAACTTTCCTCGTGAGTTCTATATCATATCCCATTTGGGTGCCGTCGTAATCGATGGAAGTAAGCAAAATTTCCCCTGCCCCAAGTTCTTCAACCCTCTTAGCCCACTCGATAGCATCGAGGCCAGTTGGGACCTTTCCAGCGCTAACGTATACTTCCCAGCTACTTCCCTTCCTCTTTGCGTCTATTGCTACTACAACGGCCTGCGATCCGAACTCGGACGCTGCTATTGTGATCAGTTCGGGATTCTTAACAGCTGCTGTATTGACGCTTACCTTATCGGCACCGGAAGACAAGAGCTTCGCGAAGTGGCTTAGGGACCTGACTCCTCCCCCTACGGTTAGCGGTATAGTGAGGACCGAAGCAGTATCCCTCACGACCTTAACCATCGTCTCCCTTCCCTCGGGCGTGGCAGATATGTCTAGGAAGACTACCTCGTCAGCCCCCTCTTCCTCGTACCTCGCGGCGAGTTCAACGGGGTCTCCGGCGTCCCTTAAGTTCTCGAAGTTTACCCCCTTAACGACTCTTCCGTCCTTTACGTCCAAGCACGGAATGATTCTTTTCTTGAGCATCTTTGCACCTAAGTTGTTGAATCGCTTAGATAGGTTTGAAGGTTTCGTCTCCTAAGAAGCCACAAATAATAACCCTTCTAATGGGCTTCCCTCTGGGATGCGGAGATGGTAGTCCGTAGAAGGAAGAAGAGCAGGAAGTTGAGGGGAAGGAGCAGGACCATGGGTTGGGGTCAAATAGGCCAGCACAGGAAGAACGGTGCTAGAGGAGGATTCGGTAACGCCGGAATGCACAAACACATGTGGACGTGGGTAACTGCTAAGAGTCCCGGCTACTTCGGTAAGTTCGGTTTCAAGCTCCCTCCGGAAGCTAAAGTGGAGTTCGTTGAGATCAACGTTGACGCATTGGACGACCTAGCTAGGAAACTGAACACAACCACTTTGGACTTAGCTGCGATGGGTTACAATAAGCTCTTGGGAAGAGGAAAGGTCAAAGGCGCGTATACAGTAATAGTAGCCAATGCCTCCCCTAGCGCTATCAAGAAGGTCGTGGAGGCCGGTGGTAAGGTAATTACTCCAGATGGCGAGGAACTTAAGGTAGAGGAGTAAGGCGTGTTACTGGAGGGTCCAAAGGTAGTAACGGTAGTAGTCACTACCCTAATTGGACCCTTAGTGAACGACACTTCTCCCTTTACCGAGCTTAACTCTTCAATTTCCGTAGTGACGGTGACCCAAACTCTCTCCCTCGTCACAACGAAACTGATAAGGGAAACTGTTACTACCACGGTAGAGGGTTCTTGCGACAGGTTCTATGGCGCTCTGGCGTTTTTCTCTATATTAGTTTTAATTCTCCTGTATAAATATTATAAGAAGTCAAAGAGCTGTAAAGGAACATCCGAGCCCCAATTCTATTAACTCATCCGGACCCAGAACTAGCTCTCCGTTCACGTAGTATTGAATAGTATTACTAACTATAGCGAACCTAGCTTTAGATCCGTATCTAAAGCTCGGGACTTCTTCCCCAGCGAACCTCCAACAAGCTTCGTCCAAGTGCTTGGCTCTCGCCCCTTCGTTCCAGTAGTGACTTTTCGCGATTAATTCCG is a genomic window containing:
- a CDS encoding FAD-binding oxidoreductase — translated: MKCSEVGVTCLDDPELLKAYVSDASPLRGEVPKAAFFPIDATEVAKVLKWANKEKIAVYPFAGGTSLVGSPLPSEGVVMDLILMDYLEVFPKDKLALVGSGWKPSELNSELREYGLWFPIDPGSYDIATIGGMIATNAGGIRAVKYGVTADRVRALEFVTPTGEIVWSGAWSKKSSTWIRLHQLLVGSEGQFGVVTKALLELERLPEKAEVLMIETNLEEVGDLVLKLMEFEPSAVEFMDETTVEAVNHHPSAPFKLEGNSILLVEFDDERASEKAESIEMELNATRGEPEKLWKYRKLAGQALTYKYGKRADWDVAVPLSELSPALKFVKDRLEEGAVFGHFGDGNMHINYLGKSVEEVIEDAKELVCEMVKRFKATVSGEHGIGLLKLPMLKCEVSDEAIEVWRKLKLALDPNLILNPGKKIPL
- the hisF gene encoding imidazole glycerol phosphate synthase subunit HisF, producing the protein MLKKRIIPCLDVKDGRVVKGVNFENLRDAGDPVELAARYEEEGADEVVFLDISATPEGRETMVKVVRDTASVLTIPLTVGGGVRSLSHFAKLLSSGADKVSVNTAAVKNPELITIAASEFGSQAVVVAIDAKRKGSSWEVYVSAGKVPTGLDAIEWAKRVEELGAGEILLTSIDYDGTQMGYDIELTRKVSESVGIPVIASGGAGSPEHIYEVLTKGEADAALAASIFHYGKYRVREVKEYLRERGVPVRLD
- a CDS encoding uL15m family ribosomal protein, whose product is MVVRRRKKSRKLRGRSRTMGWGQIGQHRKNGARGGFGNAGMHKHMWTWVTAKSPGYFGKFGFKLPPEAKVEFVEINVDALDDLARKLNTTTLDLAAMGYNKLLGRGKVKGAYTVIVANASPSAIKKVVEAGGKVITPDGEELKVEE